One window of the Runella slithyformis DSM 19594 genome contains the following:
- the aspS gene encoding aspartate--tRNA ligase → MLRTHTCGELRISDVSKEVILSGWVQRTRDKGGMIWIDLRDRYGITQLMLEEGKTAPEIIAQARNLGREFVVQATGVVTERFAKNDKMATGDIEIKLTGLTVLNSAKLPPFQIEDKTDGGDELRLKYRYLDLRRDIVRKNLELRHKVAQQTRLYMDAQQFIEVETPVLIKSTPEGARDFVVPSRMNPGEFYALPQSPQTFKQLLMVSGFDRYYQIVKCFRDEDLRADRQPEFTQIDCEMSFVTQEDILQMFEGLIRHLFKAVKGIELPEVPRMTYANAMKKYGSDKPDIRFGMEFVELKGDTDLVLGKNFGLFDSAELVAGVCAKGCAEYTRKQMDELTDWVKRPQIGAKGLIYVRYNTDGTLKSSVDKFYGEDDLKQWAEAFGAQPGDLMLIMAGEANKTRKQLNELRLEMGSRLGLRNSDDYKVLWVVDFPLLEYGEEEQRWFAMHHPFTSPKPEDIPLLTTDLGAVRANAYDMVINGTEVGGGSVRIFQRPLQMQMFEILGFSPEEAKAQFGFLMEAFEFGAPPHAGIAFGFDRLCSIFGGVDSIRDFIAFPKNNSGRDVMIDSPSTIDQKQLDELKIATKA, encoded by the coding sequence ATGCTTAGAACGCACACTTGCGGAGAACTCCGTATTTCAGATGTCAGTAAAGAAGTAATCCTCAGCGGTTGGGTACAACGTACGCGCGACAAAGGAGGTATGATTTGGATTGACCTGCGCGACCGTTACGGGATCACCCAGTTAATGCTCGAAGAAGGCAAAACCGCTCCCGAGATTATTGCACAGGCCCGTAATTTAGGCCGTGAGTTTGTGGTACAGGCCACGGGCGTGGTGACCGAGCGCTTTGCCAAAAATGATAAAATGGCCACGGGAGATATTGAAATCAAACTGACGGGGCTGACGGTTTTAAATTCGGCCAAACTGCCTCCTTTTCAGATCGAAGATAAAACCGACGGCGGGGATGAACTGCGCCTCAAGTACCGCTATCTTGACCTGCGTCGTGATATTGTGCGCAAGAACCTGGAATTGCGGCATAAAGTGGCTCAACAGACGCGGTTGTACATGGACGCTCAGCAATTTATCGAAGTCGAAACCCCCGTTTTGATCAAGTCAACCCCCGAAGGAGCGCGTGATTTTGTGGTACCGAGCCGAATGAATCCCGGTGAGTTTTATGCGTTGCCGCAGTCGCCGCAAACGTTCAAGCAATTATTGATGGTGTCGGGATTTGATCGGTATTATCAGATCGTAAAATGTTTCCGTGACGAAGATCTGCGAGCCGATCGCCAGCCCGAATTTACGCAGATAGACTGTGAAATGTCGTTTGTTACGCAGGAAGATATCCTGCAAATGTTTGAAGGGCTGATTCGTCATTTATTTAAAGCCGTAAAAGGGATTGAATTGCCGGAAGTGCCGCGCATGACCTACGCCAATGCCATGAAAAAATACGGCTCCGATAAACCCGATATTCGTTTTGGAATGGAGTTCGTAGAGTTGAAAGGCGATACGGACCTTGTTTTGGGTAAAAATTTCGGGTTGTTTGATTCCGCCGAATTAGTAGCCGGCGTTTGTGCCAAAGGCTGTGCTGAATACACGCGTAAGCAAATGGATGAGCTCACAGACTGGGTCAAACGACCGCAAATTGGAGCCAAAGGGTTGATCTATGTGCGCTACAATACCGACGGAACTCTTAAATCATCCGTTGATAAGTTTTACGGTGAGGACGATTTGAAGCAATGGGCGGAAGCGTTTGGGGCACAGCCGGGCGATTTGATGCTCATCATGGCCGGAGAAGCTAATAAAACACGTAAGCAACTGAATGAACTCCGTTTGGAAATGGGCAGTCGTTTAGGGTTGCGTAATTCTGATGATTATAAAGTACTGTGGGTAGTTGATTTTCCATTGTTGGAGTACGGCGAAGAAGAACAGCGCTGGTTTGCCATGCACCACCCCTTTACGAGTCCGAAGCCGGAAGATATTCCGCTGCTGACGACCGATTTGGGCGCGGTACGGGCCAATGCGTACGATATGGTCATCAACGGGACGGAAGTAGGAGGTGGATCAGTACGGATTTTCCAACGTCCGCTGCAAATGCAGATGTTTGAAATTCTCGGCTTTAGCCCCGAAGAAGCCAAAGCACAGTTTGGCTTCCTGATGGAAGCGTTTGAATTCGGCGCGCCGCCGCACGCAGGTATTGCTTTTGGATTTGACCGCCTGTGCTCTATTTTCGGCGGTGTGGATTCCATCCGCGATTTCATTGCTTTCCCTAAAAACAATTCCGGGCGTGATGTCATGATCGATTCTCCTTCTACCATTGACCAAAAACAATTGGATGAATTGAAGATCGCGACGAAGGCGTAA
- a CDS encoding DUF4249 family protein — MRCILFITLLAGVLSSCESGVEIERIPLNKLIAISSFISPQDSVLCVHVYRGQEMGSILRPDSAVIREAQVTISDGIRMTAFTYNASRKCYTLSSQIADIQPEKEYRLQVKVGNTVCNASCRIPPNPVVPNVNQSKVNDDFIALFNWPSSEKNRYYIFNYSLRDIVFRSQIGNPIGPYIRTPTNTLFDRQDKEANEMEIRVINAFKADRVSLAVFYQAVDENTYKYLKTYQDFSNWQNNTDHLIPNLREPQPVFDNIEGGIGIFGGYNRLDTLFKIKG, encoded by the coding sequence ATGCGCTGTATCCTATTCATAACATTACTGGCCGGGGTATTAAGTTCTTGTGAAAGCGGGGTAGAAATTGAAAGAATCCCATTGAATAAGCTTATCGCGATCAGCTCTTTTATTTCACCCCAAGACTCCGTTTTGTGCGTTCATGTTTACAGAGGTCAGGAAATGGGCAGCATTTTACGCCCTGATTCGGCAGTAATCCGGGAGGCACAAGTCACTATATCTGATGGCATACGCATGACCGCGTTTACTTACAATGCTTCGAGGAAGTGCTATACGCTATCCAGTCAAATCGCTGATATTCAACCTGAAAAAGAATACAGGCTACAAGTCAAAGTAGGTAATACGGTTTGTAATGCTTCCTGCCGAATTCCCCCCAACCCGGTTGTCCCGAATGTCAATCAATCGAAAGTAAACGACGATTTTATTGCCCTGTTCAACTGGCCGAGCAGCGAAAAAAACCGGTATTATATTTTTAATTATTCACTTAGAGATATTGTTTTCAGGTCTCAAATTGGCAATCCAATCGGACCCTACATACGCACACCAACCAACACCCTGTTTGACCGTCAAGATAAAGAGGCCAATGAAATGGAAATCAGAGTTATCAATGCGTTCAAAGCAGATAGAGTTTCGCTTGCCGTTTTTTATCAGGCAGTAGATGAAAATACGTACAAGTATCTCAAAACCTACCAAGATTTCAGCAATTGGCAAAACAACACTGATCACTTAATTCCCAACCTGCGCGAACCCCAGCCCGTATTTGACAATATAGAAGGGGGAATAGGGATTTTTGGCGGGTACAATCGGTTAGACACATTATTCAAAATAAAAGGGTGA
- a CDS encoding TonB-dependent receptor codes for MFHFLKIVLLVFIIGKLQGQEIRNGYVYEADTKETLAGVSVTISGSQIGTTTNAYGFFSIKIPSGQPVKLLFNLLGYQKFEQPLNASQQTRLQVFLQPETLQLQEVTISDKAQQAAPSEMSVVRLPIAQIKQIPTLLGEKDVIKALQLLPGVQKSTEGSTALYVRGGGPDQNLILLDEAQVYNANHLFGFFSVFNGDAIKNVSFWKGGFPARYGGRLSSVIDLQMKDGGKDKLRGEGGIGLLSSRLSLDGPIQKGKSSFLLSGRRSYIDVLTEPFLPADQKFGYRFYDLNAKLHFDLSAKDKLYLSGYFGNDRLRISEQVERSTSTITSKTRMGWGNATATLRWNHLFSQKLFLNTTLLMTDFKFRLSDDFEQIRNNGNNTGTYTEYSSGVRDYTLKADFDYFPNNAHAIKFGGLLTFHRFRPRAFIDEDRLKGQTEQETQEFDNQEFAAYIEDTYTKGRLSANVGLRLNGLRVPKRTYLFAEPRLSAGYKLNNTLELKASYARNNQFVHLLSNTGTGLSTDLWVPVTERVPPQQADQIAFGVVKTFPALGLNLTLESYRKWMRNSAAYREGATFLVLNDGAKALNWEDNVVFGNGLSYGTEVLLQKNKGRFTGWVGYTLSWTIHQFADLNNGKPFYPRNDRRHDASVVTTYKLTPKVTFSANWVYATGNALTVSQGYYFVATEIDNQFINNVDYLGSRNSFRAESFHRLDIAIQFHKQKRWGERTWEVGLYNAYNRKNPLYYYLTSENDPVEKGQRITLQKRALFPVIPSVTYNFKF; via the coding sequence ATGTTTCATTTCCTGAAAATTGTCTTGTTGGTTTTTATCATCGGAAAATTGCAGGGGCAAGAAATACGCAATGGCTATGTATATGAAGCAGATACCAAAGAAACACTCGCGGGCGTATCGGTAACTATCTCAGGCTCACAAATAGGCACTACAACCAATGCTTACGGATTCTTCTCCATCAAAATTCCCTCCGGGCAGCCTGTAAAACTGCTGTTCAATTTATTGGGCTATCAAAAATTCGAGCAACCGCTAAACGCGTCCCAACAAACGCGACTCCAAGTTTTTCTTCAACCCGAAACGCTGCAATTACAAGAGGTAACAATCTCAGACAAAGCGCAACAGGCAGCCCCTTCCGAAATGAGTGTAGTGAGGCTACCAATAGCTCAAATCAAACAAATCCCGACCTTACTTGGCGAGAAAGATGTCATTAAAGCCCTGCAATTGCTGCCGGGCGTACAAAAAAGCACCGAAGGGAGCACCGCGCTGTATGTGCGCGGTGGTGGTCCCGACCAAAACCTCATCTTGCTCGACGAAGCCCAAGTGTATAACGCCAACCACCTGTTTGGGTTTTTCTCAGTGTTCAATGGCGATGCCATCAAGAATGTAAGTTTTTGGAAAGGGGGCTTTCCGGCGAGGTATGGCGGGCGGCTATCGTCGGTGATAGATTTGCAGATGAAAGACGGCGGCAAAGACAAACTGCGCGGCGAAGGGGGGATCGGGCTGCTTTCCAGCCGTTTATCATTGGACGGCCCTATCCAAAAAGGCAAATCATCGTTTCTGTTGTCAGGGCGCCGAAGCTACATTGATGTATTGACCGAGCCTTTTTTACCTGCCGACCAAAAGTTTGGGTATCGTTTCTACGATCTCAACGCCAAACTTCATTTTGACTTATCAGCCAAAGACAAATTGTATTTGAGCGGTTATTTTGGCAATGACCGCCTGCGTATCAGCGAGCAGGTGGAACGCAGCACTTCTACCATTACTTCCAAAACCCGCATGGGTTGGGGCAATGCCACTGCTACCCTGCGTTGGAATCATTTGTTCAGTCAGAAATTATTTTTGAATACTACGCTGCTGATGACCGATTTTAAGTTTCGCCTTTCCGATGATTTTGAACAAATCCGCAACAATGGTAATAATACCGGCACCTACACCGAATACAGTTCAGGCGTAAGAGATTATACGCTGAAAGCAGACTTCGATTATTTTCCCAACAACGCTCATGCTATAAAATTTGGTGGACTGCTGACTTTTCACCGTTTTCGTCCACGCGCTTTTATCGACGAAGATCGCCTAAAAGGCCAAACAGAACAGGAAACACAAGAATTTGATAATCAAGAATTTGCCGCCTACATAGAGGATACTTATACCAAAGGGCGGTTATCGGCCAATGTAGGCTTGCGACTCAACGGCCTTCGTGTTCCGAAGCGTACTTATCTGTTTGCCGAACCACGCCTGTCTGCCGGATACAAACTGAACAATACGCTTGAACTAAAAGCCTCTTACGCTCGCAACAATCAGTTTGTACACCTTCTTTCCAATACAGGCACGGGTCTTTCCACCGACTTATGGGTGCCAGTTACAGAGCGTGTCCCACCCCAACAAGCCGATCAAATTGCCTTTGGAGTTGTCAAAACATTCCCCGCCCTTGGACTGAATCTTACCTTAGAAAGCTACCGAAAATGGATGCGAAATAGTGCCGCTTACCGCGAAGGAGCCACTTTTTTGGTTTTGAATGACGGGGCCAAGGCCCTCAATTGGGAAGACAACGTGGTGTTTGGCAACGGCTTATCGTATGGCACAGAAGTTTTATTGCAAAAAAACAAAGGACGTTTCACCGGTTGGGTGGGCTATACCCTTTCCTGGACCATTCATCAGTTTGCTGATTTGAACAACGGGAAACCTTTTTATCCCCGTAATGACCGCCGACACGATGCGTCGGTGGTGACCACCTACAAACTAACCCCTAAAGTAACCTTCTCGGCCAATTGGGTCTATGCTACGGGCAATGCCCTTACGGTTTCGCAAGGGTATTATTTTGTTGCTACGGAAATTGATAATCAGTTCATCAATAACGTAGACTATTTAGGTTCTCGCAACAGTTTCCGAGCTGAATCTTTTCACCGACTGGATATTGCGATTCAGTTTCACAAGCAAAAACGATGGGGAGAGCGTACATGGGAAGTTGGGCTATATAATGCCTACAATCGAAAGAACCCATTGTACTATTATTTAACATCCGAGAATGACCCTGTAGAAAAAGGCCAAAGGATTACATTGCAAAAAAGGGCGCTGTTTCCTGTCATACCATCCGTTACGTACAATTTTAAGTTTTGA
- a CDS encoding Crp/Fnr family transcriptional regulator gives MTLFNALSQISPLSEKCQTALCHCSRIENHKAGRFLLTSGQISNNLYYLESGLARIFHDIDESREITAWFRGEGEFVFSVHSFLLQQPTNEHIELLEDSRVCVISYTDLQQMFIEYPELNHPFRLLYEQYIVVYEKRMELIFERDLVKRYQTFCELYAHITPRLQVKHIAQYLNISQSELSRVRKRLTMNF, from the coding sequence ATGACACTTTTCAACGCGCTCTCTCAAATCAGTCCTTTGTCGGAAAAATGTCAAACGGCTTTATGCCACTGTTCTCGCATCGAGAATCACAAAGCGGGAAGATTTCTGCTTACCTCAGGACAAATCAGTAATAACCTTTACTATCTTGAGTCGGGCCTTGCCAGAATTTTTCATGATATTGACGAAAGCCGAGAAATTACGGCTTGGTTTAGGGGCGAAGGGGAATTTGTGTTTTCAGTACACAGTTTTTTGCTTCAACAGCCCACTAATGAACACATCGAACTACTGGAAGATAGCCGGGTATGTGTGATCTCTTACACTGACCTACAACAAATGTTTATAGAATATCCCGAACTTAATCACCCATTCAGGCTGCTCTATGAGCAATATATAGTTGTTTATGAAAAGCGGATGGAGCTCATTTTTGAACGCGATTTGGTAAAACGCTACCAAACGTTTTGTGAATTATATGCCCACATTACCCCTCGCCTACAGGTAAAACACATAGCCCAATACCTCAACATCAGCCAATCTGAACTAAGCCGCGTTCGTAAACGACTGACGATGAATTTTTAA
- a CDS encoding helix-turn-helix transcriptional regulator, whose translation MPKLTIQNLLRRIQDSPFSKDEDIFLLTTLTQGELDLLVLLIDAPSNKELATKLSIEIKSVENCKTRIGEKLNQTGQGALVPYCAQIQHFTSLQFSRFTPSILEKKTF comes from the coding sequence ATGCCTAAACTAACTATTCAAAATCTCCTTCGTCGCATTCAAGACAGTCCATTTTCAAAAGACGAAGACATTTTCTTACTGACAACGCTCACCCAAGGGGAGCTGGATCTGCTCGTTCTTCTCATTGATGCGCCTTCCAATAAAGAATTAGCCACGAAGCTCAGTATTGAGATTAAAAGTGTAGAAAACTGCAAAACCCGTATTGGCGAAAAACTCAACCAAACGGGCCAAGGGGCCTTAGTACCTTATTGCGCTCAAATACAGCACTTTACTTCCCTTCAATTTTCGAGGTTCACTCCCTCTATTTTAGAAAAAAAAACCTTTTAG
- a CDS encoding TonB-dependent receptor plug domain-containing protein: protein MKYIVYLAFIIKILPVFSQQTNLRSDTLQLDEVVISAGKFEQQKRTLPFQIEQISAKQIAFRNSQNAADMLMQTGQVFVQKSQGGGGSPVLRGFEANRILLVIDGVRMNNAIFRGGHLQNVLRIDQSMLERTEILLGPSSVVYGSDALGGVIHFRTLTPVLNSGLKGNAYVRYSSANREKTGHINLSYGGVKWSYLGGFTYSDFGDVKQGAQRLSKYPTFGQLLSYPERQNGQDVAVTNPDPNMQVGSGYSQRDFYHKFIFQPSEHTRHTLNVQYSTTGNVPRYDRLTEVASGLPRFAEWYYGPEKRFLTSYQLDMTKRNALYDRAQLTVAYQDIEESRISRRFKNNNRKTQLEKVKVYTLNYDALKRIGIQEWKYGVEATYNDVRSTAFTTNVSTNAIAGADTRYPNGGSQTRSVALYLTDQISVRDKWHLHAGVRYSLMGLHSKFGSKEFFPFPFDDVKQSPNALSGNAGLVFTPSPKTKVNVLFSTGFRTPNIDDLAKVFESTAGSLIVPNPGLTPEYTYNYEVGLSQWFGQIVRLEASAYYTQIRDAIVTDVFTLNGQSQIMYNGTLSKITANQNKRSAYIQGVNVNVFVKLSQSLQFTANINRVVGKIKNDGGGTTPLDHIPPTYGRLSAVYQNKRFQAEVYSLYNGWKYISDYNLGGEDNQQYATPDGMPAWMTLNARTSIEVAKSLSLQLACENILDRNYRYFASGISAPGRNFVVTLRAKL, encoded by the coding sequence ATGAAATACATTGTCTATTTAGCATTCATCATCAAAATTTTACCTGTTTTTTCACAACAAACCAATCTGCGCAGCGATACGCTCCAACTTGATGAGGTGGTGATTTCGGCGGGAAAGTTTGAACAGCAAAAACGTACGCTGCCCTTCCAAATTGAGCAGATATCAGCCAAACAAATCGCGTTTCGTAACAGCCAAAATGCCGCTGATATGCTTATGCAAACCGGGCAGGTATTTGTACAAAAAAGCCAGGGCGGCGGTGGTAGTCCGGTGCTTCGGGGCTTTGAAGCCAACCGTATTTTGCTCGTTATCGACGGAGTACGTATGAACAATGCGATCTTTCGCGGCGGTCACCTCCAAAATGTACTGCGCATCGACCAATCCATGCTCGAACGAACCGAAATTCTTCTGGGGCCGTCGTCCGTGGTCTATGGCTCTGATGCCCTGGGTGGCGTTATTCACTTTCGGACGCTCACTCCCGTACTGAACAGCGGCCTGAAAGGCAATGCCTATGTACGGTATTCATCGGCCAACCGGGAAAAAACCGGCCACATCAACCTGAGCTATGGCGGCGTAAAATGGTCTTATTTAGGTGGATTCACCTATTCTGATTTTGGTGATGTAAAGCAAGGTGCCCAACGCCTGAGCAAATATCCGACCTTTGGTCAGCTTCTCTCCTATCCGGAGCGCCAAAACGGTCAGGACGTAGCCGTGACAAATCCTGACCCTAATATGCAGGTAGGCTCCGGCTATTCCCAACGGGATTTTTATCATAAATTCATCTTTCAACCTTCCGAGCATACCCGTCACACGTTAAATGTGCAATATTCCACCACCGGCAATGTACCCCGTTACGACCGTCTGACCGAAGTGGCAAGCGGTTTGCCGAGATTTGCCGAATGGTATTACGGGCCGGAAAAGCGCTTTTTGACTTCTTATCAGTTGGATATGACCAAGCGCAATGCGCTGTATGACCGTGCCCAATTGACGGTGGCGTATCAGGATATTGAAGAAAGTCGGATTTCAAGGCGGTTTAAAAACAACAACCGCAAAACCCAGCTCGAAAAGGTAAAAGTCTATACCCTCAACTACGACGCCCTTAAACGTATTGGGATTCAGGAATGGAAGTATGGAGTGGAAGCTACGTATAATGACGTGCGTTCAACGGCATTTACAACCAACGTCAGCACCAACGCCATCGCGGGTGCCGATACGCGGTATCCCAACGGTGGCAGTCAGACGCGCTCGGTGGCGCTCTACCTGACCGACCAAATTTCAGTGCGCGACAAATGGCACCTGCACGCAGGAGTGCGTTATAGTTTGATGGGTCTTCATTCAAAATTCGGCAGCAAAGAATTTTTTCCGTTTCCCTTTGACGACGTAAAACAATCTCCCAATGCCCTGTCGGGCAATGCCGGTCTTGTTTTTACGCCTTCCCCAAAAACCAAAGTCAATGTACTGTTCAGTACCGGTTTTCGCACCCCCAATATAGACGATCTGGCAAAGGTGTTTGAATCTACCGCCGGCAGTTTGATCGTTCCCAACCCCGGACTAACGCCCGAATACACCTATAACTACGAAGTGGGTCTTTCTCAATGGTTTGGTCAGATCGTCCGTTTGGAAGCTTCGGCCTATTATACCCAAATTCGGGATGCGATTGTCACCGACGTTTTTACGCTCAACGGACAAAGTCAGATCATGTATAACGGCACCCTGAGCAAAATAACGGCGAATCAAAACAAAAGGAGTGCTTACATTCAGGGGGTTAACGTCAATGTATTTGTGAAACTCAGCCAATCGCTGCAATTCACCGCAAACATCAACCGCGTGGTTGGAAAGATCAAAAACGATGGTGGCGGCACCACCCCGTTGGATCATATCCCGCCTACCTACGGCCGCCTGAGTGCTGTGTATCAGAACAAGCGGTTTCAGGCAGAAGTTTATTCTCTTTACAATGGCTGGAAATACATTTCTGACTATAACTTGGGCGGAGAAGACAATCAACAATACGCCACCCCCGACGGTATGCCTGCCTGGATGACCCTGAATGCCCGCACTTCGATTGAGGTAGCCAAATCGCTGTCATTGCAGCTGGCCTGCGAGAATATCCTTGACCGCAACTACCGCTATTTTGCGAGCGGTATCAGCGCCCCGGGCCGTAATTTTGTAGTAACACTGAGGGCTAAGCTGTAA
- a CDS encoding metallophosphoesterase family protein → MTRIGLLSDTHSYLDKAIFEYFKDCDEIWHAGDVGTTEILAQLESFKPLRAVYGNIDAKEIQWQAPEHQRFELEGFRIWMTHIGGAPPNYNPQVRPELKKNTPDLFICGHSHILRVLRDPNLQNMLYINPGAAGNEGFHKIRTVIRFTLDTRKITNLEVIELGKRGALA, encoded by the coding sequence ATGACCCGCATCGGCCTTTTATCTGACACGCATTCTTACTTAGACAAAGCTATTTTTGAGTATTTTAAAGACTGCGACGAAATTTGGCACGCCGGCGACGTAGGTACAACCGAAATTTTGGCGCAATTGGAAAGTTTCAAACCCCTGCGCGCCGTGTACGGCAACATCGACGCCAAAGAAATTCAGTGGCAAGCTCCTGAACACCAACGCTTTGAGCTGGAAGGCTTTCGGATTTGGATGACCCACATCGGCGGTGCGCCGCCCAATTATAACCCACAGGTCAGACCGGAACTGAAAAAAAATACGCCCGACCTTTTCATCTGCGGCCACTCACACATCCTGCGCGTACTGCGCGACCCAAATCTTCAAAATATGCTGTACATCAATCCGGGTGCGGCGGGCAATGAGGGCTTTCACAAAATCAGGACGGTGATACGATTTACGTTGGATACCCGCAAAATTACGAATTTAGAGGTCATCGAATTGGGAAAACGCGGCGCTTTAGCGTAA
- a CDS encoding NRAMP family divalent metal transporter, giving the protein MPSLKNNKSLPTERRTVTSHQPPDTGHRPSTTNTLLGAAFLMATSAVGPGFLTQTTVFTQKLAANFGFVILLSILLDLGAQLNIWRIIAVTEKRAQDIANDLFFGLGYLLSALIVIGGFAFNIGNVAGAGLGIEVMSGVNVKIGATISTLIGISLFLLPNAGKAMDHFAKWLGLLMLLLIAYVVFSANPPLTEALTRTILPQQFDPIATITLVGGTVGGYITFAGGHRLLDAGIKGKDALPLVNRSATTGILVTSFIRYFLFLATLGVVAAGLTLSNDNPPASVFQLAAGQTGYRLFGVLMWSAAITSVIGSAYTSVSFLRTFHPALEKHHRFLTVGFIVISTVVFLWIGKPVQILVFVGTLNGFILPIALAVMLVAARNKRLVGSYRHPVWLQIAGWLVVLLMSGMALNTLIH; this is encoded by the coding sequence ATGCCCTCCCTAAAAAATAATAAATCGTTACCAACCGAGCGACGAACCGTCACCAGCCACCAACCACCGGACACCGGCCACCGGCCATCAACCACCAACACCCTTCTCGGCGCGGCCTTTCTCATGGCTACCTCCGCTGTTGGGCCGGGCTTTTTGACCCAAACGACCGTCTTTACCCAAAAGCTGGCCGCCAATTTCGGTTTTGTGATTCTGCTTTCCATTCTACTGGACCTAGGCGCACAACTCAATATTTGGCGCATCATTGCCGTCACCGAAAAACGCGCTCAGGACATCGCCAATGATCTTTTTTTCGGACTTGGCTACCTCCTATCTGCATTGATTGTCATCGGGGGTTTTGCCTTCAACATCGGTAACGTGGCCGGCGCCGGCTTAGGTATTGAGGTCATGAGCGGGGTAAATGTAAAAATCGGTGCCACGATCAGCACATTGATCGGCATCAGTCTTTTCTTATTGCCCAACGCCGGAAAAGCCATGGACCATTTTGCCAAGTGGCTGGGCCTCCTGATGCTTCTCTTGATTGCTTATGTTGTCTTTTCGGCCAATCCTCCCTTGACAGAAGCCCTTACCCGAACTATTCTTCCTCAACAATTTGACCCAATCGCAACCATTACGCTTGTGGGCGGCACGGTTGGCGGTTACATTACCTTTGCGGGCGGGCACCGACTATTGGATGCCGGTATCAAAGGAAAAGACGCGCTGCCGTTGGTCAATCGCAGTGCTACGACGGGTATATTGGTTACCTCTTTTATTCGGTATTTTTTGTTTTTAGCGACGTTGGGTGTGGTGGCGGCAGGACTTACGTTAAGCAACGACAATCCTCCGGCCTCGGTATTTCAGTTAGCCGCCGGCCAAACCGGGTATCGTTTATTTGGAGTGCTGATGTGGAGTGCGGCCATTACATCAGTCATTGGTTCGGCCTACACATCGGTCTCTTTTTTACGAACATTCCACCCTGCTCTGGAAAAACACCATCGCTTTCTGACGGTTGGGTTTATTGTCATTTCGACGGTTGTGTTTTTATGGATCGGAAAGCCTGTACAGATTTTGGTGTTTGTGGGTACACTGAATGGCTTTATCCTGCCCATTGCGTTGGCCGTGATGCTCGTTGCTGCACGCAACAAACGATTAGTGGGAAGCTATCGCCATCCTGTTTGGCTGCAAATCGCCGGTTGGTTGGTGGTCCTACTCATGAGTGGAATGGCACTCAATACCCTAATACATTAA
- a CDS encoding four helix bundle protein — protein sequence MKVKSYRELRVWQQSVDFCVKVYKVTNLFPKEELYGLTSQIRRASVSIPSNIAEGQTRNTTGEFSQFLGISKGSLAEVNTQSEIAKRLGFLPNESFQLFENEIETIGKMLNALQNALPKK from the coding sequence ATGAAAGTAAAAAGCTATCGTGAACTTCGCGTTTGGCAACAAAGCGTAGATTTTTGCGTAAAAGTGTATAAAGTAACCAATCTTTTCCCAAAAGAAGAGTTATATGGGCTAACCTCGCAAATTCGACGCGCCTCAGTTTCAATTCCTTCCAATATAGCAGAAGGACAAACGCGCAATACAACAGGCGAGTTTTCTCAATTTTTAGGTATATCGAAAGGCTCTTTGGCCGAAGTTAATACACAATCAGAAATTGCAAAGCGATTGGGCTTTCTTCCCAACGAAAGTTTTCAGTTATTCGAGAATGAAATCGAAACCATTGGAAAAATGCTAAACGCTTTACAAAATGCCCTCCCTAAAAAATAA